A stretch of Pristiophorus japonicus isolate sPriJap1 chromosome 12, sPriJap1.hap1, whole genome shotgun sequence DNA encodes these proteins:
- the LOC139277071 gene encoding vesicular inhibitory amino acid transporter, with protein MATLIKSKLSNVATSVSNKSQAKVSGVFARMGFQAATDEEGVGFAQCDDLDYEHRQGLQMDILKPEEVAGEAVPVSEGDSHYQRDGTGLPPSTSKDGEPCMELAAQGKPKITAWEAGWNVTNAIQGMFVLGLPYAILHGGYLGLFLIIFAAVVCCYTGKILIACLYEENEDGVLVRVRDSYVDVANACCAPRFPKLGGRVVNVAQIIELIMTCVLYVVVSGNLMYNSFPNLPISQKSWSILATAVLLPCAFLKNLKAVSKFSLLCTLAHFVINVLVIAYCLSRARDWAWDKVKFYIDVKKFPISIGIIVFSYTSQIFLPSLEGNMKSPKEFHSMMNWTHIAACILKGLFALVAYLTWADATKEVITDNLPSTIRAVVNIFLVAKALLSYPLPFFAAVEVLEKSLFQEGRFAMLTNCYGADGKIKSWGLALRCVLVVLTLLMAMYIPHFALLMGLTGSLTGAGLCFLLPSLFHLKLLWRQLQWHHVFFDVSIFVIGSICSVSGFIHSMEGLIEAYDPNASD; from the exons ATGGCGACGCTTATAAAGAGCAAGCTTTCTAATGTCGCTACTTCGGTCTCGAACAAATCTCAGGCGAAAGTTAGCGGGGTGTTCGCCAGGATGGGCTTCCAAGCGGCCACCGACGAGGAAGGCGTTGGGTTTGCACAGTGCGATGATCTGGACTATGAGCACCGCCAGGGGCTGCAGATGGACATTCTGAAACCCGAAGAGGTGGCCGGAGAGGCCGTGCCAGTGTCTGAGGGCGACAGTCATTACCAGAGagacggcactggtctgcctccctCAACCTCGAAAGACGGCGAGCCGTGCATGGAATTAGCAGCTCAGGGAAAGCCCAAAATTACTGCCTGGGAAGCGGGCTGGAATGTGACCAACGCCATCCAG GGTATGTTCGTCCTGGGCTTGCCCTACGCTATCCTGCATGGAGGATATCTAGGACTATTTTTAATCATTTTCGCTGCTGTGGTGTGTTGCTACACGGGAAAGATCCTGATCGCTTGTCTGTACGAGGAAAACGAAGACGGCGTGCTGGTGAGAGTAAGGGACTCCTATGTGGACGTTGCGAATGCCTGCTGCGCCCCTCGCTTtcccaagctgggtggcagggtcGTGAATGTAGCCCAGATCATTGAGTTAATCATGACCTGCGTTTTGTATGTGGTTGTGAGCGGCAACCTTATGTATAACAGCTTCCCAAACCTGCCCATCTCTCAAAAATCCTGGTCAATTTTGGCCACTGCAGTGTTGTTACCCTGCGCGTTCTTGAAAAATCTGAAAGCGGTGTCGAAGTTTAGCTTGCTCTGCACTCTGGCGCACTTTGTCATTAACGTCCTAGTGATCGCCTACTGTCTGTCTAGAGCCCGGGACTGGGCCTGGGATAAAGTTAAATTCTACATTGACGTCAAAAAATTCCCCATTTCCATCGGCATTATCGTTTTTAGCTACACTTCACAGATCTTCCTGCCATCGTTGGAGGGGAACATGAAGAGCCCCAAAGAATTCCACAGCATGATGAACTGGACTCACATAGCAGCGTGCATACTCAAGGGATTATTTGCCCTGGTAGCGTACCTGACCTGGGCAGATGCGACAAAAGAGGTCATCACAGACAACCTCCCCTCGACTATCAGAGCAGTGGTCAACATCTTCCTGGTGGCCAAAGCCTTGCTCTCCTATCCACTGCCATTCTTCGCAGCTGTCGAAGTCTTAGAGAAGTCCCTTTTCCAAGAGGGGAGGTTTGCCATGCTTACTAATTGTTATGGGGCCGATGGTAAAATCAAATCATGGGGATTAGCTTTAAGGTGCGTCCTCGTGGTCTTGACCTTGTTGATGGCCATGTATATCCCCCACTTCGCTCTGCTCATGGGCCTGACTGGGAGCCTAACGGGTGCAGGCCTCTGTTTTCTGCTCCCAAGCCTCTTCCACCTCAAACTTTTGTGGAGGCAGCTGCAGTGGCATCATGTATTTTTCGATGTCAGCATATTTGTTATAGGTTCTATatgcagcgtgtccgggttcatccATTCGATGGAGGGACTGATTGAGGCGTACGACCCCAACGCGAGCGACTGA